A genomic region of Thunnus albacares chromosome 2, fThuAlb1.1, whole genome shotgun sequence contains the following coding sequences:
- the mtmr3 gene encoding myotubularin-related protein 3 isoform X5, with protein MEEEGQQSLECIQANQIFPKKSPVLEEENMQVPFLQLHGEFTEYVGRAEDAIIAMSNYRLHIKFKESVVNVPLQLIESVECRDMFQLHVTCKDCKVVRCQFATFEQCQEWLKRLGVVVRPPSRLEDLFSFAFHAWCMEVYAGEKEQHGELCRPGEHVTSWFKNEVERMGFDTQNAWRISDINSKFRLCPSYPQQLLVPAWITDKELENVAAFRSWKRFPSVVYRHQSTGAVIARCGQPEVSWWGWRNADDEHLVQSIAKACAVDSSSRKHLPNGSYTNGSDLPDTDFESSMTNSSEVETLAIQPHKLLILDARSYAAAVANRAKGGGCECPEYYPNCEVVFMGMANIHSIRKSFQSLRFLCTQMPDPANWLSALESTKWLQHLSLLLKAALLVVNAVDRDHRPVLVHCSDGWDRTPQIVALSKLLLDPYYRTIEGFQVLVETEWLDFGHKFADRCGHGENSEDLNERCPVFLQWLDCVHQLQRQFPCSFEFNEAFLVKLVQHTYSCLFGTFLCNSGKEREDRHVQERTCSVWSLLRPANRTLRNMLYSSHSETVLHPVCHVRNLMLWTAVYLPSSSPTTPSDDSCAPYPVPGANPDDAPLGRRTKTRSFDNLPSACELGSTLAPNRRSSDPSLNEKWQDHRRSLELNMAVGPEGGGNQDQEVLPNGVGPYPDGVDSELDDSPQPRASNAEFAQGATLNPSTGEDAEEAELSVAVGMAEGQMENILQEASKEEAGADVQREGSAAVTHVINTVVTEVEKEAKTNEDDQCAKVNGTETRAAFANGHHAENDELEAEEDAESPALPAQMADEQEQQAAEETHTAEDVEKQVVESFSEQVEDAHGPSQSGSGEPEQLAAHRTLTNGFADSSPEEPGADEETCLNSERGVSEPVEQVDKRASLMESSTETLTEEACSRLEPPAQPSVCQSRQPYYRKEKVLETGEHGFIRTLNGGGKRPSVSAFQSADLSRDGLCNGDTSDGEPSGGPQWAKGNGERASLSRQVSLASCNSLILHPRGSCSQHRWCHALLGRIAISPEQPSRSHLDDDGLTLHTDAIQQRLRQIEAGHQMEVETLKKQVQELWSRLENQQHAGSHRINGDMGDEVTSMTDSEYNLDPNCLSRCSTELFSEASWEQVDKQDTEVTRWYPDHLAAQCYGCESRFWLATRKHHCRNCGNVFCASCCDQKIPVPSQQLFEPSRVCKTCYSSLQLSPAPLDLELEKPITASSN; from the exons ATG gaggaggaggggcagcaGAGCTTGGAGTGTATCCAGGCCAATCAGATCTTCCCCAAGAAATCACCCGTCCTGGAGGAGGAAAACATGCAG GTGCCCTTTCTCCAGCTGCACGGGGAGTTCACAGAGTATGTGGGGAGGGCAGAGGATGCCATCATCGCAATGTCCAACTACCGACTACACATCAAGTTCAAAGAGTCCGTTGTCAAT GTTCCTCTGCAGCTCATAGAGAGTGTGGAGTGTCGTGATATGTTCCAGCTGCATGTCACCTGTAAGGACTGCAAAGTTGTCAG GTGTCAGTTCGCCACTTTTGAGCAGTGTCAGGAATGGTTGAAACGCCTTGGCGTGGTTGTGCGCCCTCCTTCTCGCCTGGAGGACCTCTTCTCCTTTGCCTTCCACGCCTGGTGCATGGAGGTGTATGCCGGCGAGAAGGAGCAGCATGGTGAGCTGTGCAGACCAG GCGAACACGTGACCTCCTGGTTCAAGAACGAGGTGGAGAGGATGGGCTTTGACACTCAAAACGCCTGGAGGATATCTGACATCAACAGCAAGTTCAG GCTTTGCCCCAGCTATCCTCAGCAGCTCCTGGTGCCAGCCTGGATCACTGACAAGGAGCTGGAAAATGTGGCAGCCTTCCGCTCCTGGAAGAGGTTTCCTTCAGTGGTTTATAG GCACCAGAGCACGGGGGCTGTGATCGCCCGCTGCGGCCAGCCAGAGGTCAGCTGGTGGGGCTGGAGGAACGCCGACGATGAGCACCTGGTCCAGTCTATCGCCAAGGCCTGCGCTGTGGACAGCAGCTCCCGTAAACATCTTCCCAATGGCAGCTACACCAATGGCTCAGACCTGCCTGATACTGATTTTG AATCCTCCATGACCAACAGCTCAGAGGTGGAGACATTAGCCATCCAACCCCACAAGTTGCTGATCCTGGATGCCAGGTCCTATGCTGCTGCCGTAGCTAACAGGGCCAAGGGGGGAGGTTGCGAATGCCCAG AGTACTATCCCAACTGTGAGGTGGTGTTCATGGGCATGGCCAACATTCACTCCATCCGTAAGAGTTTCCAGTCCCTGCGTTTCCTCTGCACTCAGATGCCTGATCCAGCCAA CTGGCTTTCTGCACTGGAGAGCACCAAGTGGCTGCAGCACTTGTCCCTGCTGCTGAAGGCAGCGCTGCTGGTGGTCAACGCCGTGGACCGCGACCACCGGCCTGTCCTGGTGCACTGCTCTGACGGCTGGGACCGCACACCTCAAATTGTTGCTTTGTCCAAGCTGCTGCTGGACCCGTACTACCGCACTATTGAG GGCTTCCAGGTTTTGGTGGAGACAGAGTGGCTGGACTTCGGCCACAAGTTCGCCGACCGCTGTGGCCACGGGGAGAACTCGGAAGACCTGAACGAGCGCTGCCCCGTCTTCCTGCAGTGGCTggactgtgttcaccagctgcAGAGGCAGTTCCCATGCTCCTTTGAGTTTAACGAGGCCTTCCTG gtgAAACTGGTGCAGCATACCTACTCCTGTCTGTTCGGCACCTTCTTGTGTAACAGCGGTAAGGAGAGGGAGGACCGGCATGTTCAGGAGAGGACCTGCTCAGTCTGGTCACTGCTGAGACCGGCTAACCGCACACTGAGGAACATGCTGTACTCGTCACACTCCGAGACC GTTCTTCACCCAGTGTGTCATGTGCGCAATCTGATGCTGTGGACGGCAGTCTACCTGCCCAGCTCCTCCCCCACCACCCCTTCAGACGACTCCTGTGCCCCCTACCCTGTGCCTGGTGCCAACCCTGACGATGCGCCCCTGGGCAG ACGTACGAAGACTCGCTCCTTCGACAACTTGCCCAGTGCATGTGAGCTGGGAAGCACACTGGCTCCTAACCGCCGCTCCAGTGACCCGAGCCTCAATGAGAAGTGGCAGGACCACCGGCGCTCTCTGGAGCTCAACATGGCAGTGGGGCCTGAGGGAGGGGGCAACCAGGATCAGGAGGTGCTGCCTAACGGAGTGGGCCCTTACCCAGATGGAGTGGACTCTGAGCTGGATGACAGCCCGCAGCCCCGGGCCTCAAACGCTGAGTTCGCACAGGGAGCCACCCTGAACCCATCAACGGGAGAGGATGCAGAGGAGGCAGAGCTCTCTGTGGCGGTGGGCATGGCTGAAGGCCAGATGGAGAACATTCTTCAGGAAGCCTCGAAGGAGGAGGCGGGAGCAGATGTTCAGAGAGAAGGTAGCGCTGCTGTCACTCATGTCATTAACACTGTTGTCACAGAGGTGGAGAAAGAAGCAAAAACCAATGAGGATGATCAGTGTGCTAAAGTCAACGGGACTGAGACACGAGCAGCATTTGCTAACGGTCACCATGCAGAAAACGATGAACTAGAGGCTGAGGAGGACGCTGAATCTCCTGCTCTGCCTGCACAGATGGCAGATGAGCAGGAGCAACAGGCAGCTGAGGAGACTCACACAGCAGAGGATGTGGAAAAGCAGGTTGTAGAGAGCTTTTCTGAGCAGGTGGAGGATGCACATGGACCCAGTCAGTCTGGCTCAGGTGAGCCAGAGCAGCTTGCAGCCCATAGAACTTTAACGAACGGCTTTGCAGACAGCTCACCTGAAGAACCAGGTGCGGATGAGGAGACATGCCTCAACTCTGAGAGAGGTGTCTCAGAGCCGGTGGAGCAGGTGGATAAGAGGGCCTCCCTGATGGAAAGCTCCACAGAGACTCTGACTGAAGAGGCCTGCAGCAGGTTGGAGCCCCCTGCACAGCCGTCTGTCTGTCAGAGCCGTCAGCCCTACTACAGGAAAGAGAAGGTGCTGGAGACGGGTGAGCACGGGTTTATCAGAACTTTAAATGGGGGTGGCAAGCGGCCCTCTGTCAGTGCCTTTCAGTCTGCTGACCTCAGCAGGGATGGGCTTTGCAACGGCGACACCTCTGACGGGGAGCCCTCCGGAGGACCTCAATGGGCCAAAGGGAATGGGGAGCGGGCCTCTCTGAGCCGACAGGTGTCCCTGGCGAGCTGCAACTCCCTGATCCTCCACCCACGGGGCAGCTGCTCCCAGCACCGCTGGTGCCACGCCCTGCTGGGCCGGATCGCCATCAGCCCAGAGCAGCCGTCCCGCAGCCACCTGGACGACGACGGGCTGACGTTGCACACAGACGCCATCCAGCAGAGGCTGAGGCAGATCGAGGCAGGACACCAGATGGAGGTGGAAACCCTGAAGAAGCAGGTTCAGGAGCTGTGGAGCCGCCTGGAGAATCAGCAGCATGCTGGCTCCCACAGGATCAACGGAGACATGGGAGACGAAGTG ACCTCGATGACAGACTCGGAGTACAACTTGGACCCCAACTGTCTGTCACGCTGCAGCACAGAGCTCTTCTCAGAGGCCAGCTGGGAGCAGGTGGACAAGCAGGACACTGAG GTCACTCGCTGGTACCCTGACCATCTGGCAGCCCAGTGTTACGGCTGTGAGAGCAGGTTCTGGCTCGCCACCAGGAAGCATCACTGCAG GAACTGCGGTAACGTGTTCTGCGCCAGCTGTTGCGACCAGAAGATCCCAGTGCCAAGCCAGCAGCTGTTCGAGCCCAGCCGCGTCTGTAAGACCTGCTACAGCAGCCTCCAGCTCAGCCCGGCTCCCCTGGACCTGGAGCTGGAGAAACCCATCACAGCCAGCTCTAACTAA
- the mtmr3 gene encoding myotubularin-related protein 3 isoform X1 — protein MEEEGQQSLECIQANQIFPKKSPVLEEENMQVPFLQLHGEFTEYVGRAEDAIIAMSNYRLHIKFKESVVNQSCCCEVSVPLQLIESVECRDMFQLHVTCKDCKVVRCQFATFEQCQEWLKRLGVVVRPPSRLEDLFSFAFHAWCMEVYAGEKEQHGELCRPGEHVTSWFKNEVERMGFDTQNAWRISDINSKFRLCPSYPQQLLVPAWITDKELENVAAFRSWKRFPSVVYRHQSTGAVIARCGQPEVSWWGWRNADDEHLVQSIAKACAVDSSSRKHLPNGSYTNGSDLPDTDFESSMTNSSEVETLAIQPHKLLILDARSYAAAVANRAKGGGCECPEYYPNCEVVFMGMANIHSIRKSFQSLRFLCTQMPDPANWLSALESTKWLQHLSLLLKAALLVVNAVDRDHRPVLVHCSDGWDRTPQIVALSKLLLDPYYRTIEGFQVLVETEWLDFGHKFADRCGHGENSEDLNERCPVFLQWLDCVHQLQRQFPCSFEFNEAFLVKLVQHTYSCLFGTFLCNSGKEREDRHVQERTCSVWSLLRPANRTLRNMLYSSHSETVLHPVCHVRNLMLWTAVYLPSSSPTTPSDDSCAPYPVPGANPDDAPLGRRTKTRSFDNLPSACELGSTLAPNRRSSDPSLNEKWQDHRRSLELNMAVGPEGGGNQDQEVLPNGVGPYPDGVDSELDDSPQPRASNAEFAQGATLNPSTGEDAEEAELSVAVGMAEGQMENILQEASKEEAGADVQREGSAAVTHVINTVVTEVEKEAKTNEDDQCAKVNGTETRAAFANGHHAENDELEAEEDAESPALPAQMADEQEQQAAEETHTAEDVEKQVVESFSEQVEDAHGPSQSGSGEPEQLAAHRTLTNGFADSSPEEPGADEETCLNSERGVSEPVEQVDKRASLMESSTETLTEEACSRLEPPAQPSVCQSRQPYYRKEKVLETGEHGFIRTLNGGGKRPSVSAFQSADLSRDGLCNGDTSDGEPSGGPQWAKGNGERASLSRQVSLASCNSLILHPRGSCSQHRWCHALLGRIAISPEQPSRSHLDDDGLTLHTDAIQQRLRQIEAGHQMEVETLKKQVQELWSRLENQQHAGSHRINGDMGDEVTSMTDSEYNLDPNCLSRCSTELFSEASWEQVDKQDTEVTRWYPDHLAAQCYGCESRFWLATRKHHCSGREPVQEVWNCGNVFCASCCDQKIPVPSQQLFEPSRVCKTCYSSLQLSPAPLDLELEKPITASSN, from the exons ATG gaggaggaggggcagcaGAGCTTGGAGTGTATCCAGGCCAATCAGATCTTCCCCAAGAAATCACCCGTCCTGGAGGAGGAAAACATGCAG GTGCCCTTTCTCCAGCTGCACGGGGAGTTCACAGAGTATGTGGGGAGGGCAGAGGATGCCATCATCGCAATGTCCAACTACCGACTACACATCAAGTTCAAAGAGTCCGTTGTCAAT CAGAGTTGTTGTTGTGAGGTGTCA GTTCCTCTGCAGCTCATAGAGAGTGTGGAGTGTCGTGATATGTTCCAGCTGCATGTCACCTGTAAGGACTGCAAAGTTGTCAG GTGTCAGTTCGCCACTTTTGAGCAGTGTCAGGAATGGTTGAAACGCCTTGGCGTGGTTGTGCGCCCTCCTTCTCGCCTGGAGGACCTCTTCTCCTTTGCCTTCCACGCCTGGTGCATGGAGGTGTATGCCGGCGAGAAGGAGCAGCATGGTGAGCTGTGCAGACCAG GCGAACACGTGACCTCCTGGTTCAAGAACGAGGTGGAGAGGATGGGCTTTGACACTCAAAACGCCTGGAGGATATCTGACATCAACAGCAAGTTCAG GCTTTGCCCCAGCTATCCTCAGCAGCTCCTGGTGCCAGCCTGGATCACTGACAAGGAGCTGGAAAATGTGGCAGCCTTCCGCTCCTGGAAGAGGTTTCCTTCAGTGGTTTATAG GCACCAGAGCACGGGGGCTGTGATCGCCCGCTGCGGCCAGCCAGAGGTCAGCTGGTGGGGCTGGAGGAACGCCGACGATGAGCACCTGGTCCAGTCTATCGCCAAGGCCTGCGCTGTGGACAGCAGCTCCCGTAAACATCTTCCCAATGGCAGCTACACCAATGGCTCAGACCTGCCTGATACTGATTTTG AATCCTCCATGACCAACAGCTCAGAGGTGGAGACATTAGCCATCCAACCCCACAAGTTGCTGATCCTGGATGCCAGGTCCTATGCTGCTGCCGTAGCTAACAGGGCCAAGGGGGGAGGTTGCGAATGCCCAG AGTACTATCCCAACTGTGAGGTGGTGTTCATGGGCATGGCCAACATTCACTCCATCCGTAAGAGTTTCCAGTCCCTGCGTTTCCTCTGCACTCAGATGCCTGATCCAGCCAA CTGGCTTTCTGCACTGGAGAGCACCAAGTGGCTGCAGCACTTGTCCCTGCTGCTGAAGGCAGCGCTGCTGGTGGTCAACGCCGTGGACCGCGACCACCGGCCTGTCCTGGTGCACTGCTCTGACGGCTGGGACCGCACACCTCAAATTGTTGCTTTGTCCAAGCTGCTGCTGGACCCGTACTACCGCACTATTGAG GGCTTCCAGGTTTTGGTGGAGACAGAGTGGCTGGACTTCGGCCACAAGTTCGCCGACCGCTGTGGCCACGGGGAGAACTCGGAAGACCTGAACGAGCGCTGCCCCGTCTTCCTGCAGTGGCTggactgtgttcaccagctgcAGAGGCAGTTCCCATGCTCCTTTGAGTTTAACGAGGCCTTCCTG gtgAAACTGGTGCAGCATACCTACTCCTGTCTGTTCGGCACCTTCTTGTGTAACAGCGGTAAGGAGAGGGAGGACCGGCATGTTCAGGAGAGGACCTGCTCAGTCTGGTCACTGCTGAGACCGGCTAACCGCACACTGAGGAACATGCTGTACTCGTCACACTCCGAGACC GTTCTTCACCCAGTGTGTCATGTGCGCAATCTGATGCTGTGGACGGCAGTCTACCTGCCCAGCTCCTCCCCCACCACCCCTTCAGACGACTCCTGTGCCCCCTACCCTGTGCCTGGTGCCAACCCTGACGATGCGCCCCTGGGCAG ACGTACGAAGACTCGCTCCTTCGACAACTTGCCCAGTGCATGTGAGCTGGGAAGCACACTGGCTCCTAACCGCCGCTCCAGTGACCCGAGCCTCAATGAGAAGTGGCAGGACCACCGGCGCTCTCTGGAGCTCAACATGGCAGTGGGGCCTGAGGGAGGGGGCAACCAGGATCAGGAGGTGCTGCCTAACGGAGTGGGCCCTTACCCAGATGGAGTGGACTCTGAGCTGGATGACAGCCCGCAGCCCCGGGCCTCAAACGCTGAGTTCGCACAGGGAGCCACCCTGAACCCATCAACGGGAGAGGATGCAGAGGAGGCAGAGCTCTCTGTGGCGGTGGGCATGGCTGAAGGCCAGATGGAGAACATTCTTCAGGAAGCCTCGAAGGAGGAGGCGGGAGCAGATGTTCAGAGAGAAGGTAGCGCTGCTGTCACTCATGTCATTAACACTGTTGTCACAGAGGTGGAGAAAGAAGCAAAAACCAATGAGGATGATCAGTGTGCTAAAGTCAACGGGACTGAGACACGAGCAGCATTTGCTAACGGTCACCATGCAGAAAACGATGAACTAGAGGCTGAGGAGGACGCTGAATCTCCTGCTCTGCCTGCACAGATGGCAGATGAGCAGGAGCAACAGGCAGCTGAGGAGACTCACACAGCAGAGGATGTGGAAAAGCAGGTTGTAGAGAGCTTTTCTGAGCAGGTGGAGGATGCACATGGACCCAGTCAGTCTGGCTCAGGTGAGCCAGAGCAGCTTGCAGCCCATAGAACTTTAACGAACGGCTTTGCAGACAGCTCACCTGAAGAACCAGGTGCGGATGAGGAGACATGCCTCAACTCTGAGAGAGGTGTCTCAGAGCCGGTGGAGCAGGTGGATAAGAGGGCCTCCCTGATGGAAAGCTCCACAGAGACTCTGACTGAAGAGGCCTGCAGCAGGTTGGAGCCCCCTGCACAGCCGTCTGTCTGTCAGAGCCGTCAGCCCTACTACAGGAAAGAGAAGGTGCTGGAGACGGGTGAGCACGGGTTTATCAGAACTTTAAATGGGGGTGGCAAGCGGCCCTCTGTCAGTGCCTTTCAGTCTGCTGACCTCAGCAGGGATGGGCTTTGCAACGGCGACACCTCTGACGGGGAGCCCTCCGGAGGACCTCAATGGGCCAAAGGGAATGGGGAGCGGGCCTCTCTGAGCCGACAGGTGTCCCTGGCGAGCTGCAACTCCCTGATCCTCCACCCACGGGGCAGCTGCTCCCAGCACCGCTGGTGCCACGCCCTGCTGGGCCGGATCGCCATCAGCCCAGAGCAGCCGTCCCGCAGCCACCTGGACGACGACGGGCTGACGTTGCACACAGACGCCATCCAGCAGAGGCTGAGGCAGATCGAGGCAGGACACCAGATGGAGGTGGAAACCCTGAAGAAGCAGGTTCAGGAGCTGTGGAGCCGCCTGGAGAATCAGCAGCATGCTGGCTCCCACAGGATCAACGGAGACATGGGAGACGAAGTG ACCTCGATGACAGACTCGGAGTACAACTTGGACCCCAACTGTCTGTCACGCTGCAGCACAGAGCTCTTCTCAGAGGCCAGCTGGGAGCAGGTGGACAAGCAGGACACTGAG GTCACTCGCTGGTACCCTGACCATCTGGCAGCCCAGTGTTACGGCTGTGAGAGCAGGTTCTGGCTCGCCACCAGGAAGCATCACTGCAG TGGCAGGGAGCCTGTCCAGGAGGTCTG GAACTGCGGTAACGTGTTCTGCGCCAGCTGTTGCGACCAGAAGATCCCAGTGCCAAGCCAGCAGCTGTTCGAGCCCAGCCGCGTCTGTAAGACCTGCTACAGCAGCCTCCAGCTCAGCCCGGCTCCCCTGGACCTGGAGCTGGAGAAACCCATCACAGCCAGCTCTAACTAA
- the mtmr3 gene encoding myotubularin-related protein 3 isoform X3, producing MEEEGQQSLECIQANQIFPKKSPVLEEENMQVPFLQLHGEFTEYVGRAEDAIIAMSNYRLHIKFKESVVNVPLQLIESVECRDMFQLHVTCKDCKVVRCQFATFEQCQEWLKRLGVVVRPPSRLEDLFSFAFHAWCMEVYAGEKEQHGELCRPGEHVTSWFKNEVERMGFDTQNAWRISDINSKFRLCPSYPQQLLVPAWITDKELENVAAFRSWKRFPSVVYRHQSTGAVIARCGQPEVSWWGWRNADDEHLVQSIAKACAVDSSSRKHLPNGSYTNGSDLPDTDFESSMTNSSEVETLAIQPHKLLILDARSYAAAVANRAKGGGCECPEYYPNCEVVFMGMANIHSIRKSFQSLRFLCTQMPDPANWLSALESTKWLQHLSLLLKAALLVVNAVDRDHRPVLVHCSDGWDRTPQIVALSKLLLDPYYRTIEGFQVLVETEWLDFGHKFADRCGHGENSEDLNERCPVFLQWLDCVHQLQRQFPCSFEFNEAFLVKLVQHTYSCLFGTFLCNSGKEREDRHVQERTCSVWSLLRPANRTLRNMLYSSHSETVLHPVCHVRNLMLWTAVYLPSSSPTTPSDDSCAPYPVPGANPDDAPLGRRTKTRSFDNLPSACELGSTLAPNRRSSDPSLNEKWQDHRRSLELNMAVGPEGGGNQDQEVLPNGVGPYPDGVDSELDDSPQPRASNAEFAQGATLNPSTGEDAEEAELSVAVGMAEGQMENILQEASKEEAGADVQREGSAAVTHVINTVVTEVEKEAKTNEDDQCAKVNGTETRAAFANGHHAENDELEAEEDAESPALPAQMADEQEQQAAEETHTAEDVEKQVVESFSEQVEDAHGPSQSGSGEPEQLAAHRTLTNGFADSSPEEPGADEETCLNSERGVSEPVEQVDKRASLMESSTETLTEEACSRLEPPAQPSVCQSRQPYYRKEKVLETGEHGFIRTLNGGGKRPSVSAFQSADLSRDGLCNGDTSDGEPSGGPQWAKGNGERASLSRQVSLASCNSLILHPRGSCSQHRWCHALLGRIAISPEQPSRSHLDDDGLTLHTDAIQQRLRQIEAGHQMEVETLKKQVQELWSRLENQQHAGSHRINGDMGDEVTSMTDSEYNLDPNCLSRCSTELFSEASWEQVDKQDTEVTRWYPDHLAAQCYGCESRFWLATRKHHCSGREPVQEVWNCGNVFCASCCDQKIPVPSQQLFEPSRVCKTCYSSLQLSPAPLDLELEKPITASSN from the exons ATG gaggaggaggggcagcaGAGCTTGGAGTGTATCCAGGCCAATCAGATCTTCCCCAAGAAATCACCCGTCCTGGAGGAGGAAAACATGCAG GTGCCCTTTCTCCAGCTGCACGGGGAGTTCACAGAGTATGTGGGGAGGGCAGAGGATGCCATCATCGCAATGTCCAACTACCGACTACACATCAAGTTCAAAGAGTCCGTTGTCAAT GTTCCTCTGCAGCTCATAGAGAGTGTGGAGTGTCGTGATATGTTCCAGCTGCATGTCACCTGTAAGGACTGCAAAGTTGTCAG GTGTCAGTTCGCCACTTTTGAGCAGTGTCAGGAATGGTTGAAACGCCTTGGCGTGGTTGTGCGCCCTCCTTCTCGCCTGGAGGACCTCTTCTCCTTTGCCTTCCACGCCTGGTGCATGGAGGTGTATGCCGGCGAGAAGGAGCAGCATGGTGAGCTGTGCAGACCAG GCGAACACGTGACCTCCTGGTTCAAGAACGAGGTGGAGAGGATGGGCTTTGACACTCAAAACGCCTGGAGGATATCTGACATCAACAGCAAGTTCAG GCTTTGCCCCAGCTATCCTCAGCAGCTCCTGGTGCCAGCCTGGATCACTGACAAGGAGCTGGAAAATGTGGCAGCCTTCCGCTCCTGGAAGAGGTTTCCTTCAGTGGTTTATAG GCACCAGAGCACGGGGGCTGTGATCGCCCGCTGCGGCCAGCCAGAGGTCAGCTGGTGGGGCTGGAGGAACGCCGACGATGAGCACCTGGTCCAGTCTATCGCCAAGGCCTGCGCTGTGGACAGCAGCTCCCGTAAACATCTTCCCAATGGCAGCTACACCAATGGCTCAGACCTGCCTGATACTGATTTTG AATCCTCCATGACCAACAGCTCAGAGGTGGAGACATTAGCCATCCAACCCCACAAGTTGCTGATCCTGGATGCCAGGTCCTATGCTGCTGCCGTAGCTAACAGGGCCAAGGGGGGAGGTTGCGAATGCCCAG AGTACTATCCCAACTGTGAGGTGGTGTTCATGGGCATGGCCAACATTCACTCCATCCGTAAGAGTTTCCAGTCCCTGCGTTTCCTCTGCACTCAGATGCCTGATCCAGCCAA CTGGCTTTCTGCACTGGAGAGCACCAAGTGGCTGCAGCACTTGTCCCTGCTGCTGAAGGCAGCGCTGCTGGTGGTCAACGCCGTGGACCGCGACCACCGGCCTGTCCTGGTGCACTGCTCTGACGGCTGGGACCGCACACCTCAAATTGTTGCTTTGTCCAAGCTGCTGCTGGACCCGTACTACCGCACTATTGAG GGCTTCCAGGTTTTGGTGGAGACAGAGTGGCTGGACTTCGGCCACAAGTTCGCCGACCGCTGTGGCCACGGGGAGAACTCGGAAGACCTGAACGAGCGCTGCCCCGTCTTCCTGCAGTGGCTggactgtgttcaccagctgcAGAGGCAGTTCCCATGCTCCTTTGAGTTTAACGAGGCCTTCCTG gtgAAACTGGTGCAGCATACCTACTCCTGTCTGTTCGGCACCTTCTTGTGTAACAGCGGTAAGGAGAGGGAGGACCGGCATGTTCAGGAGAGGACCTGCTCAGTCTGGTCACTGCTGAGACCGGCTAACCGCACACTGAGGAACATGCTGTACTCGTCACACTCCGAGACC GTTCTTCACCCAGTGTGTCATGTGCGCAATCTGATGCTGTGGACGGCAGTCTACCTGCCCAGCTCCTCCCCCACCACCCCTTCAGACGACTCCTGTGCCCCCTACCCTGTGCCTGGTGCCAACCCTGACGATGCGCCCCTGGGCAG ACGTACGAAGACTCGCTCCTTCGACAACTTGCCCAGTGCATGTGAGCTGGGAAGCACACTGGCTCCTAACCGCCGCTCCAGTGACCCGAGCCTCAATGAGAAGTGGCAGGACCACCGGCGCTCTCTGGAGCTCAACATGGCAGTGGGGCCTGAGGGAGGGGGCAACCAGGATCAGGAGGTGCTGCCTAACGGAGTGGGCCCTTACCCAGATGGAGTGGACTCTGAGCTGGATGACAGCCCGCAGCCCCGGGCCTCAAACGCTGAGTTCGCACAGGGAGCCACCCTGAACCCATCAACGGGAGAGGATGCAGAGGAGGCAGAGCTCTCTGTGGCGGTGGGCATGGCTGAAGGCCAGATGGAGAACATTCTTCAGGAAGCCTCGAAGGAGGAGGCGGGAGCAGATGTTCAGAGAGAAGGTAGCGCTGCTGTCACTCATGTCATTAACACTGTTGTCACAGAGGTGGAGAAAGAAGCAAAAACCAATGAGGATGATCAGTGTGCTAAAGTCAACGGGACTGAGACACGAGCAGCATTTGCTAACGGTCACCATGCAGAAAACGATGAACTAGAGGCTGAGGAGGACGCTGAATCTCCTGCTCTGCCTGCACAGATGGCAGATGAGCAGGAGCAACAGGCAGCTGAGGAGACTCACACAGCAGAGGATGTGGAAAAGCAGGTTGTAGAGAGCTTTTCTGAGCAGGTGGAGGATGCACATGGACCCAGTCAGTCTGGCTCAGGTGAGCCAGAGCAGCTTGCAGCCCATAGAACTTTAACGAACGGCTTTGCAGACAGCTCACCTGAAGAACCAGGTGCGGATGAGGAGACATGCCTCAACTCTGAGAGAGGTGTCTCAGAGCCGGTGGAGCAGGTGGATAAGAGGGCCTCCCTGATGGAAAGCTCCACAGAGACTCTGACTGAAGAGGCCTGCAGCAGGTTGGAGCCCCCTGCACAGCCGTCTGTCTGTCAGAGCCGTCAGCCCTACTACAGGAAAGAGAAGGTGCTGGAGACGGGTGAGCACGGGTTTATCAGAACTTTAAATGGGGGTGGCAAGCGGCCCTCTGTCAGTGCCTTTCAGTCTGCTGACCTCAGCAGGGATGGGCTTTGCAACGGCGACACCTCTGACGGGGAGCCCTCCGGAGGACCTCAATGGGCCAAAGGGAATGGGGAGCGGGCCTCTCTGAGCCGACAGGTGTCCCTGGCGAGCTGCAACTCCCTGATCCTCCACCCACGGGGCAGCTGCTCCCAGCACCGCTGGTGCCACGCCCTGCTGGGCCGGATCGCCATCAGCCCAGAGCAGCCGTCCCGCAGCCACCTGGACGACGACGGGCTGACGTTGCACACAGACGCCATCCAGCAGAGGCTGAGGCAGATCGAGGCAGGACACCAGATGGAGGTGGAAACCCTGAAGAAGCAGGTTCAGGAGCTGTGGAGCCGCCTGGAGAATCAGCAGCATGCTGGCTCCCACAGGATCAACGGAGACATGGGAGACGAAGTG ACCTCGATGACAGACTCGGAGTACAACTTGGACCCCAACTGTCTGTCACGCTGCAGCACAGAGCTCTTCTCAGAGGCCAGCTGGGAGCAGGTGGACAAGCAGGACACTGAG GTCACTCGCTGGTACCCTGACCATCTGGCAGCCCAGTGTTACGGCTGTGAGAGCAGGTTCTGGCTCGCCACCAGGAAGCATCACTGCAG TGGCAGGGAGCCTGTCCAGGAGGTCTG GAACTGCGGTAACGTGTTCTGCGCCAGCTGTTGCGACCAGAAGATCCCAGTGCCAAGCCAGCAGCTGTTCGAGCCCAGCCGCGTCTGTAAGACCTGCTACAGCAGCCTCCAGCTCAGCCCGGCTCCCCTGGACCTGGAGCTGGAGAAACCCATCACAGCCAGCTCTAACTAA